One window of the bacterium genome contains the following:
- a CDS encoding phosphatase PAP2 family protein, translated as MDLPFPLLPQLRYFGMPKIVALLIFLPLLSAAAIAQQRDGTLQRLTEDISTSVSDVTEWYDVPVVLLFLARNSYKADNPSTKIISLPPLSFERELATQFPATSSASPGSMDSWLLPNLIFTSRLLYAVGNNLTGEADMRNTYAHAWTFYKVLMYNHIATELIKNTVRRSRPDETDTKSFFSGHTSTAFATSSFLAREISDAIAGWDAVQDDGTLRISLQSATYVLLYGWAGYVGYSRMADNKHYLTDVLVGALVGSLVGNLLYDAYFTGEGVAGLPQIGAGVVGEQPAITLLYRF; from the coding sequence GTGGATTTGCCTTTCCCCCTGCTTCCACAGTTGCGATACTTCGGTATGCCCAAAATCGTCGCACTTCTCATTTTTCTTCCGCTACTCTCTGCCGCTGCTATTGCACAGCAGCGCGATGGAACGTTGCAGCGGCTGACGGAAGACATCAGTACATCCGTGTCGGATGTGACTGAATGGTACGACGTACCCGTCGTGTTACTTTTCCTGGCTCGAAACAGTTACAAGGCGGACAATCCTTCGACGAAAATCATCTCCCTCCCTCCCCTGTCTTTTGAGCGCGAACTTGCCACGCAATTCCCCGCAACCTCATCCGCCTCTCCCGGGAGTATGGATTCCTGGCTGCTCCCGAACCTGATTTTCACATCGCGCCTTCTCTATGCGGTTGGGAACAACCTGACGGGTGAAGCGGATATGCGCAATACCTATGCGCATGCGTGGACGTTCTATAAAGTGCTCATGTACAATCACATCGCCACAGAGCTGATCAAGAACACCGTAAGACGAAGCAGGCCTGACGAGACAGATACGAAAAGTTTTTTCAGCGGACATACTTCCACGGCCTTTGCAACGAGTTCTTTTCTCGCACGTGAAATCTCCGATGCCATTGCCGGCTGGGATGCCGTACAAGACGACGGCACGCTGCGCATTTCGCTGCAAAGCGCGACCTACGTTCTCCTCTACGGCTGGGCAGGATATGTAGGATACAGCCGCATGGCTGACAACAAGCATTATCTCACGGACGTACTTGTCGGTGCGCTCGTGGGATCTCTCGTGGGCAATCTGCTGTACGACGCCTACTTTACCGGGGAAGGGGTTGCAGGACTCCCGCAAATCGGTGCTGGTGTTGTGGGAGAACAACCCGCCATCACCCTGCTCTACAGGTTTTAA
- a CDS encoding CotH kinase family protein translates to MRRLKIIASALLTASVVLLLASCDTVNDSNPASAITDIPVLDAYIPPDRYAELLSNRWSDEEAAIDIFVGSTQYRGSVEPQGAGSRYHSRWSFKLELDDDSPLLSGLRTSNLSAQTFDRSRLRTMLATEVFAAMGFPVFAFHPVYLKINGQNLGLYLQIERFEHPWFDKHGVPVYELIKTGFGARFTYDGGLHLAQFFRKEIPDDDNLNSFGDFIHALDKADPDHIFEDVGPWLDIPQYLRYHAAASVLNHVDGFTNNLYFYRAAPGAPYSVIPWDFDKIMYEEHEVGLIGENDIIRKLLQNDSCVTLYKDAIRHVIDSVVVPEKLFPQLDAFAARIASAYTLDPKLGQVGVSLDHESNRLRAYLISRCNYFRANLDAITRLPRK, encoded by the coding sequence ATGCGCAGGCTGAAGATCATAGCGAGTGCGTTACTCACGGCGAGCGTTGTCCTGTTGCTTGCATCGTGCGATACAGTCAACGACAGCAATCCCGCCTCCGCGATCACCGACATTCCGGTGCTGGATGCATATATCCCTCCGGATCGGTACGCCGAGCTCCTCAGCAACCGCTGGAGCGACGAAGAGGCGGCAATCGATATTTTCGTGGGGAGTACGCAGTACCGTGGCAGCGTCGAACCGCAGGGAGCCGGATCCCGCTATCACAGCCGCTGGTCGTTCAAACTTGAGCTCGATGACGACAGTCCGCTTCTTTCCGGCCTGCGCACCAGCAATCTCAGCGCACAGACTTTTGATCGGAGCCGCCTGCGCACCATGCTCGCCACAGAGGTGTTTGCCGCCATGGGGTTCCCTGTGTTCGCATTCCATCCCGTCTACCTGAAAATCAATGGACAGAACCTCGGGCTTTACCTTCAGATCGAACGATTCGAGCATCCCTGGTTTGACAAGCATGGAGTGCCTGTATACGAACTGATCAAAACGGGCTTCGGGGCGCGCTTCACGTACGATGGCGGCCTGCATCTCGCGCAGTTCTTCCGTAAGGAAATCCCCGACGACGACAACCTGAACTCCTTCGGCGATTTTATTCACGCTCTCGACAAAGCCGATCCCGATCATATTTTCGAGGATGTCGGTCCATGGCTCGATATCCCACAGTATCTCCGGTATCACGCCGCAGCCTCCGTTCTCAACCATGTCGACGGCTTCACGAACAATCTCTATTTCTACCGCGCCGCACCTGGCGCCCCCTACAGCGTCATTCCATGGGATTTCGACAAAATCATGTACGAGGAGCACGAAGTCGGACTGATCGGTGAAAACGACATCATCAGGAAGCTTCTGCAGAACGATTCCTGCGTCACACTTTATAAAGACGCGATTCGCCATGTCATAGACAGTGTCGTCGTGCCGGAAAAACTGTTTCCACAACTCGATGCCTTTGCAGCCCGCATTGCATCTGCCTACACCCTCGATCCGAAGCTCGGACAGGTGGGGGTTTCCCTTGACCATGAATCCAATCGGCTTCGTGCGTATCTTATAAGTAGATGCAATTATTTTCGCGCGAATCTCGACGCGATCACTCGCCTTCCCCGAAAGTAG
- a CDS encoding phosphatase PAP2 family protein: MNTAQQGCFSRHAGLLVLLLLLFSPVLNAQYRESPTKAVRLYNHVTDAAEDVFSWYDAPIYLVYLVNRYDFIPQDDKPIILQASAAEEELARSVAAPGGSPGSMDPFTIPHILLAGRLAWCTVTELTQDQADTRPALRHTLGMYKALIYTQVSTQMAKNLISRDRPDRSDNKSFFSGHTSTTFAVASYLQRELDASIMHSASLATQPLLRSLLRTAAFSVPYGWATYVGYSRMRDNRHYLVDVLVGAAIGTLIGNVIYNEVADDEQRLPVIGLAFAGDTPALSLQLQF, from the coding sequence GTGAATACAGCACAGCAAGGTTGTTTCTCCCGGCATGCAGGACTCCTGGTTCTGCTGCTTCTGCTGTTCTCACCCGTACTCAATGCACAGTACCGTGAATCCCCGACAAAGGCAGTCCGCCTGTACAACCATGTCACGGATGCAGCGGAGGACGTCTTCTCGTGGTACGATGCCCCCATCTATCTCGTGTACCTCGTCAACAGGTATGATTTTATTCCGCAGGACGACAAACCGATTATCCTGCAGGCCTCCGCGGCGGAGGAGGAACTCGCCCGCAGCGTTGCGGCGCCAGGAGGCTCTCCCGGCAGCATGGATCCGTTCACCATCCCGCATATTCTGCTGGCCGGGAGGCTGGCATGGTGTACGGTCACCGAACTCACACAGGACCAGGCGGATACCCGTCCCGCACTGCGGCACACGCTCGGGATGTACAAGGCTCTCATCTACACCCAGGTGAGCACGCAGATGGCCAAGAACCTCATTTCCCGCGACCGTCCCGACCGTTCAGATAACAAGAGTTTCTTCAGCGGACACACCTCGACAACCTTCGCCGTCGCCAGCTACCTGCAGCGTGAACTCGATGCATCCATCATGCACTCGGCCTCGCTGGCAACGCAGCCGCTGCTCCGTTCACTGCTGCGCACGGCGGCCTTCTCGGTGCCTTACGGCTGGGCCACGTACGTGGGATACAGCCGCATGCGCGACAACCGTCATTACCTCGTTGATGTGCTTGTCGGTGCGGCCATCGGCACACTGATCGGCAATGTCATTTATAACGAGGTCGCTGACGACGAACAGCGGCTGCCGGTTATTGGACTCGCATTTGCCGGAGATACACCCGCCCTTTCGCTGCAGCTACAATTCTGA
- the sufC gene encoding Fe-S cluster assembly ATPase SufC, whose amino-acid sequence MLEIKNLHASVEGKAILKGVNLSVKAGEIHAIMGPNGSGKSTLAGVLAGRDAFDITEGEIIYRGKNLLELSPEVRACEGVFLAFQYPVEIPGVSNTYFLKAALNAVRKYRGEEELDAVDFLGLVKEKMKLVEMNPDLLNRPVNEGFSGGEKKRNEILQMAVLNPLLSILDETDSGLDIDALRIVANGVNKLHTEETASIVVTHYQRLLNYIVPDRVHVLVDGRIVKSGGKDLAFQLEEEGYDWARELEEQMEEGA is encoded by the coding sequence ATGCTCGAAATCAAAAATCTGCACGCCAGCGTTGAGGGAAAGGCGATTCTCAAAGGCGTCAATCTCAGCGTCAAGGCTGGAGAAATTCATGCCATCATGGGGCCGAATGGTTCCGGGAAATCGACGCTCGCCGGCGTACTCGCGGGACGCGACGCCTTTGATATCACGGAAGGTGAAATCATTTACCGCGGAAAAAATCTGCTGGAACTCTCACCTGAAGTGCGCGCCTGCGAAGGCGTTTTCCTTGCCTTCCAGTACCCGGTCGAAATTCCCGGCGTGAGCAATACCTATTTCCTCAAGGCCGCGCTCAATGCCGTGCGGAAATACCGTGGGGAAGAGGAACTCGATGCGGTGGATTTCCTCGGCCTGGTCAAGGAGAAAATGAAACTGGTGGAAATGAACCCCGACCTGCTGAATCGTCCCGTCAACGAAGGCTTCTCCGGAGGCGAGAAGAAGCGCAATGAGATACTGCAGATGGCCGTACTCAATCCGCTACTCAGCATCCTTGACGAAACGGATTCCGGACTCGATATCGACGCACTGCGTATCGTGGCCAACGGCGTGAACAAGCTGCATACGGAAGAAACGGCTTCGATCGTGGTCACGCATTATCAGCGCCTGCTTAATTACATCGTCCCCGACCGCGTGCATGTGCTGGTCGATGGACGCATTGTGAAATCCGGCGGCAAGGACCTGGCGTTCCAGCTCGAGGAAGAGGGATACGACTGGGCGCGTGAACTCGAAGAGCAGATGGAAGAAGGTGCGTAA
- the sufD gene encoding Fe-S cluster assembly protein SufD, translated as MKNEHALSTVRKRFEEFEQGLNGGAATPRHAQRKSAIARFLERGFPTMRDEEWRYTNINAILETDFAPASVPTAETLSAIDAAGFLPGLKDMHRLVFVDGHYVEALSVPGPTVPGLAVLPLSVAIEEQPDLVQRSNTGIDDSAENPFASLNAAFAQEGAFIHAAAGTVCETPIHLLFLSTGGSAASAHPRIHILAEDHAELSIIEQHAALGEGNYFRNIVTEAVVGTETHVRVYKIQDEAEDARHVASAYARVAGRGEFQNHYFGFGSALLRNNLHTVLEDEYAECRINGVFIPHGSQHMDHHTVIDHASANCNSHELYKGILNDSARGVFSGRIIVRKDSQKTDAKQSNNNLLLSDNAQIDTKPQLEIWADDVKCTHGATIGRIDEEAMFYLRSRGVPEALAGNILSYAFASELLSHVKTPALHDYLDHAIHERLERSWKTS; from the coding sequence ATGAAAAATGAACATGCTCTGAGTACTGTCCGCAAGCGCTTCGAGGAATTCGAGCAGGGACTGAACGGCGGTGCCGCGACGCCCCGGCATGCGCAGCGGAAATCCGCCATTGCGCGCTTCCTCGAGCGTGGTTTCCCGACCATGCGTGATGAGGAATGGCGCTACACGAATATCAACGCCATCCTGGAAACGGATTTTGCACCTGCTTCCGTCCCGACAGCGGAAACCCTCTCCGCCATCGATGCCGCAGGCTTTCTTCCGGGATTGAAAGACATGCATCGCCTGGTGTTCGTCGACGGACACTATGTCGAAGCGCTCTCCGTTCCCGGACCAACGGTCCCGGGACTTGCTGTCCTTCCGCTCTCGGTGGCGATCGAGGAGCAGCCTGACCTCGTGCAGCGCAGCAATACCGGCATCGACGACAGCGCGGAGAATCCCTTTGCTTCACTGAACGCCGCATTCGCACAGGAAGGTGCGTTCATCCATGCTGCCGCCGGCACGGTTTGCGAGACTCCGATTCACCTGCTCTTCCTGAGCACCGGTGGGAGTGCAGCCTCGGCGCATCCGAGGATTCACATTCTCGCCGAAGATCATGCGGAACTTTCGATTATCGAACAGCACGCCGCGCTCGGTGAGGGAAATTATTTCCGCAACATTGTCACCGAAGCTGTTGTCGGTACCGAAACGCATGTGCGCGTTTACAAAATTCAGGACGAAGCCGAGGACGCAAGGCATGTGGCATCGGCATATGCACGGGTTGCGGGACGCGGGGAATTTCAGAACCACTATTTCGGCTTTGGCAGTGCATTGCTGAGGAACAATCTCCATACCGTTCTCGAAGACGAGTATGCCGAATGCCGCATCAACGGTGTTTTCATTCCTCACGGATCCCAGCACATGGATCATCACACCGTGATCGATCACGCGAGTGCGAACTGCAACAGCCATGAATTGTACAAGGGTATACTCAACGACAGCGCGCGCGGGGTGTTCAGCGGACGCATCATCGTCCGGAAAGACTCCCAGAAAACAGATGCAAAGCAGTCGAACAACAATCTGCTGCTTTCTGACAACGCGCAGATCGACACCAAACCGCAGCTCGAAATCTGGGCGGATGACGTCAAGTGCACACACGGCGCCACGATCGGACGCATCGACGAGGAGGCCATGTTCTATCTCCGTTCCCGCGGTGTGCCTGAAGCCCTGGCAGGGAATATCCTCTCTTACGCCTTTGCGAGTGAACTGCTCTCGCATGTAAAGACCCCGGCCCTGCATGACTACCTGGACCATGCTATTCACGAGCGACTTGAACGCAGCTGGAAAACATCATGA
- a CDS encoding SUF system NifU family Fe-S cluster assembly protein, whose protein sequence is MDGLRELYQEVILDHNKRPHNFHGMDDADSTLEGFNPLCGDHYTFYLRFDGDRISEVSFEGSGCAISKASASMMTAVLKGKTRAEAERLFELFTGIVTGKIDPMDNLDELGKLAAFAGVAEFPIRVKCATLPWHTMHGALHGNDEQISTE, encoded by the coding sequence ATGGATGGACTCAGGGAACTGTACCAGGAAGTCATCCTGGATCACAACAAGCGCCCGCACAATTTTCACGGGATGGACGACGCCGATTCCACGCTGGAGGGGTTCAATCCTCTTTGCGGGGACCATTATACGTTCTATCTCCGGTTCGATGGCGACCGCATCAGCGAGGTGAGTTTCGAGGGCAGCGGCTGCGCGATATCAAAAGCCTCGGCGTCAATGATGACTGCCGTGCTCAAAGGGAAAACCCGCGCAGAAGCAGAACGACTTTTCGAATTGTTCACCGGCATCGTGACGGGCAAAATCGACCCGATGGATAACCTCGATGAACTTGGAAAGCTCGCCGCGTTCGCGGGTGTTGCAGAATTCCCGATACGCGTGAAATGTGCGACGCTGCCCTGGCATACGATGCACGGGGCGCTGCATGGGAATGACGAACAGATTTCTACCGAATAA
- a CDS encoding BrxA/BrxB family bacilliredoxin, with amino-acid sequence MFNNLSVRKGPMYDPVAVQPMRDELTATGFEELLTVEDVESAVHETEGLMLVMVNSVCGCAAGSARPAAALALQNDLIPDRMVSVFAGQEREATERMRSYFTGYAPSSPSMALLRDGKLEFMLQRSDIEGRSAEEIAADLRDMFNVLAKRKGPAISAEQYASLEHARACGSRIPRIN; translated from the coding sequence ATGTTCAATAATCTGTCCGTTCGAAAAGGACCGATGTACGACCCTGTCGCCGTGCAGCCGATGCGTGACGAATTGACCGCGACCGGTTTCGAAGAACTGCTCACGGTAGAGGATGTCGAAAGCGCTGTGCACGAGACCGAAGGACTGATGCTCGTGATGGTGAATTCCGTCTGTGGATGTGCAGCCGGCAGCGCGCGTCCCGCAGCTGCCCTGGCTCTGCAGAACGACCTGATTCCGGACCGCATGGTGAGCGTCTTTGCGGGGCAGGAGCGTGAAGCTACCGAACGCATGCGTTCATATTTCACCGGCTACGCACCTTCTTCGCCGAGCATGGCCCTGCTGCGCGACGGGAAGCTGGAATTCATGCTGCAGCGCAGCGATATCGAAGGACGCAGCGCCGAGGAAATCGCCGCGGACCTGCGTGATATGTTCAATGTTCTCGCGAAACGCAAGGGCCCGGCAATCAGTGCCGAGCAGTACGCCAGCCTCGAGCACGCCCGTGCCTGCGGTTCGCGCATCCCGAGGATCAACTGA
- a CDS encoding Rrf2 family transcriptional regulator, with the protein MKFSSQEEYGLRCLLQLGRSEASSMTIAEIGEAEGLSQAYVAKLLRILRINGFVDSVRGQEGGYTLAREADQILLSEVLAALGGRFYKPGFCDHYAGTESVCAHTFSCSIRPLWHRVQTAIDGVLEKTTLLDLMEGESQPPPALISRDELVASSQQHPA; encoded by the coding sequence ATGAAATTCAGCTCACAGGAAGAATATGGATTACGCTGCCTTCTGCAGCTCGGACGCAGCGAAGCTTCGTCGATGACCATTGCGGAAATCGGCGAGGCCGAAGGATTATCACAGGCATATGTTGCCAAGCTGCTCCGTATCCTGCGCATCAACGGTTTTGTTGACAGCGTACGCGGACAGGAGGGTGGGTATACGCTTGCCCGTGAGGCCGATCAGATTCTGCTCAGCGAAGTGCTGGCAGCGCTCGGCGGACGCTTCTACAAACCGGGTTTCTGCGATCACTATGCAGGGACGGAATCTGTCTGCGCACATACCTTTTCCTGCTCCATTCGTCCCCTCTGGCACCGGGTTCAGACCGCAATTGATGGTGTCCTCGAAAAGACCACGCTGCTGGATCTGATGGAAGGAGAATCGCAGCCACCACCTGCGCTGATTTCACGTGACGAGCTCGTCGCGTCGTCACAACAGCACCCCGCTTGA
- a CDS encoding SUF system Fe-S cluster assembly protein: MLTDEQLQEIDDNVVHVIKSCYDPEIPVNIYDLGLIYQIRVKNNGNVDIKMTLTSPNCPAAQSLPAEVREKVQEINGVNEVTLDIVWDPPWTPARMTEAAKLELGMF; this comes from the coding sequence ATGCTCACAGACGAACAGCTGCAGGAAATCGACGACAATGTCGTTCATGTGATCAAATCCTGCTACGATCCGGAAATCCCTGTCAATATTTATGACCTGGGACTCATTTACCAGATTCGTGTGAAGAATAACGGGAACGTCGATATCAAGATGACACTGACTTCTCCGAACTGTCCGGCCGCGCAGTCTCTTCCCGCCGAGGTTCGCGAGAAAGTGCAGGAAATCAATGGCGTCAATGAGGTGACTCTCGACATCGTCTGGGATCCGCCCTGGACGCCTGCGCGCATGACCGAGGCTGCAAAGCTCGAACTTGGCATGTTTTAG
- a CDS encoding cysteine desulfurase encodes MNLESIRADFPVLSQRVYDKPLIYLDSAASTQKPQVVIDTLQRFYSEQYSNVHRGVHHLSQVATDLYEDARRTVQRFLNARQEEEIVFLRGTTEAINLVAQTYGRSELQEGDEVIISAMEHHANIVPWQMICQERGAHLRVIPMNDKGELDLDVYAELLGERTKIVAITHVSNVLGTINPVREMIRMAHEFDVPVLLDGAQSAQHLPIDVQELDCDFFTLSAHKMYGPTGIGVLYGKKELLDRMPPYQGGGDMILNVTFEKTTYNEVPFKFEAGTPNIAGAIGFAAALRYLRNFPIELVQAHEKDVLAYATRKLRDIDAVRILGTARAKASVLSFTLCAVHPHDIGTILDQYGIAVRAGHHCAQPVMQRFGIPATARASFGIYNTRDDVDVLADGIQHVLEVFV; translated from the coding sequence CTGAATCTCGAGAGCATCCGTGCCGATTTCCCGGTACTCTCTCAGCGCGTATACGATAAGCCACTGATCTATCTCGACAGTGCGGCATCTACGCAGAAACCGCAGGTGGTTATCGATACACTGCAGCGCTTTTATTCAGAGCAGTACTCCAACGTGCATCGCGGCGTGCATCACCTCAGCCAGGTCGCTACTGATCTTTACGAGGATGCGCGACGGACCGTACAGCGTTTTCTCAACGCACGCCAGGAGGAAGAAATTGTCTTTCTCCGCGGGACGACCGAAGCCATCAATCTCGTTGCACAGACCTATGGACGCAGTGAGCTGCAGGAGGGCGACGAGGTCATCATCTCTGCGATGGAGCATCACGCCAACATCGTACCCTGGCAAATGATCTGCCAGGAACGCGGTGCGCATCTGCGTGTGATTCCCATGAACGACAAGGGCGAGCTGGACCTGGATGTCTACGCCGAATTGCTCGGGGAGCGAACGAAAATCGTGGCGATTACGCATGTGTCCAATGTGCTGGGTACCATTAATCCCGTGCGCGAAATGATTCGTATGGCGCATGAGTTCGATGTCCCCGTCCTGCTCGACGGCGCGCAGTCCGCACAGCATCTGCCCATCGATGTGCAGGAACTGGATTGTGATTTTTTCACCCTCAGCGCACACAAGATGTACGGTCCCACGGGTATCGGAGTGCTGTACGGGAAGAAAGAGCTGCTCGACCGCATGCCCCCATATCAGGGTGGCGGCGACATGATTCTGAATGTGACCTTTGAGAAAACCACCTACAATGAGGTCCCTTTCAAGTTTGAAGCGGGGACACCCAACATTGCCGGGGCCATCGGTTTTGCCGCGGCACTTCGTTATCTGCGAAATTTCCCGATTGAACTGGTGCAGGCTCATGAAAAAGATGTGCTTGCCTATGCGACGCGAAAACTGCGCGATATCGATGCGGTGCGCATCCTGGGAACCGCCCGGGCAAAGGCCAGTGTGCTCTCGTTCACGCTGTGCGCCGTGCACCCGCATGATATCGGTACCATTCTCGATCAGTACGGGATCGCCGTGCGGGCCGGGCATCACTGTGCGCAGCCTGTCATGCAGCGTTTCGGCATCCCCGCAACTGCACGCGCTTCTTTCGGCATTTACAACACGCGGGACGACGTCGATGTCCTCGCCGACGGCATTCAACATGTACTGGAGGTATTCGTCTGA